In Aciduliprofundum sp. MAR08-339, a single window of DNA contains:
- the purB gene encoding adenylosuccinate lyase: MSICPLEYRYGTPEVKRIFSEESKLRYMLMVEAALVRAHAHFGNVPEECADIVSGKIDDVKIERVKEIEDEIRHDVMAMVRAYAEVCGECGKYIHLGATSNDIIDTATALQIKEFLVYLEDALRNFEDILATLADSYRHTVMLGRTHGQAAVPVTFGLKMAVFLAEILRHHERLKEIKKRILVGKMMGAVGTGAAFGKKALEIQKYVMDYLGLGYEEAPTQIVGRDRYFEFVSFLAGLATSLEKFATEIRNLQRPEIGEVEEEFRYDKQVGSSTMAHKRNPITAENICGLARVIRGFMIPQYESSILWHERDLTNSSAERFIIPHVCVLTHDILVKSAKLFGNLKVNEDRMLENIRAHEEIMAEAVIIYLVEKGWDRQEAHERLRRISMMPGVFRENLLRDPEVGPLLKDRIDGILDPLNYVGVSDEIIDGVLDKKSKI; the protein is encoded by the coding sequence ATGTCAATTTGTCCCTTGGAATACAGATACGGAACACCTGAAGTTAAGCGCATATTTTCCGAGGAATCAAAACTCCGGTACATGCTTATGGTGGAAGCAGCTCTGGTGAGAGCCCATGCCCATTTTGGCAACGTGCCGGAGGAGTGTGCGGATATTGTGAGTGGCAAAATAGATGATGTTAAGATTGAAAGGGTTAAGGAGATAGAGGATGAAATCAGACACGATGTTATGGCAATGGTCCGTGCCTATGCGGAGGTATGCGGTGAGTGTGGTAAGTACATACATCTGGGGGCAACAAGCAACGATATAATAGATACTGCCACCGCACTTCAGATCAAGGAGTTTCTCGTGTATCTTGAAGATGCTCTCAGGAATTTTGAGGATATATTGGCCACGCTTGCCGATAGTTACAGGCACACGGTTATGCTCGGCAGGACCCATGGGCAGGCGGCCGTACCCGTCACCTTTGGATTGAAAATGGCCGTGTTCTTGGCTGAGATTTTGAGACATCATGAGAGGCTTAAGGAGATAAAAAAGAGAATACTTGTTGGAAAGATGATGGGAGCTGTTGGAACGGGTGCTGCATTTGGAAAAAAAGCGCTTGAGATACAGAAGTATGTTATGGATTACCTTGGACTTGGATACGAGGAGGCTCCCACGCAGATCGTAGGCAGAGACAGGTATTTTGAGTTTGTATCCTTCCTGGCCGGCTTGGCCACATCTCTTGAAAAATTCGCAACCGAGATAAGAAACTTGCAGAGGCCAGAGATAGGTGAGGTTGAGGAGGAGTTTCGCTACGACAAGCAGGTTGGCTCAAGTACAATGGCCCACAAGAGGAACCCCATAACCGCTGAAAATATATGCGGTTTGGCAAGGGTAATTCGGGGATTTATGATCCCCCAGTACGAAAGTTCAATTCTCTGGCATGAAAGGGACCTTACAAATTCTTCTGCCGAGAGGTTCATTATACCCCACGTATGCGTCCTCACCCATGACATACTGGTGAAATCTGCAAAACTTTTCGGTAATTTGAAGGTGAACGAGGATAGGATGCTGGAAAACATCAGGGCCCATGAGGAGATAATGGCTGAAGCTGTCATAATTTATCTTGTTGAGAAAGGCTGGGATAGACAGGAGGCCCACGAAAGGCTCAGGCGAATCTCAATGATGCCCGGTGTTTTTCGTGAGAATCTGCTGAGAGATCCGGAGGTAGGCCCCCTCCTGAAGGACAGGATTGATGGGATTCTGGATCCTTTAAATTATGTAGGAGTGAGCGATGAGATAATAGACGGAGTGCTTGATAAAAAATCTAAAATTTGA
- a CDS encoding nucleotidyltransferase family protein — MKALILAGGFARRLAPITDFIAKPLLPVGDRLMIDWIVDKIRDAGIKEIIVSTNAYYEREFRYWMGCRDEDIDLLIEPTRSEEEKFGAIAGIKYAMDKYGIDEYLIVAGDNYFDLSLTKFLEFYREKHAPVIALYDVKDLSKATRYGVVSIDEGNKITKFVEKPSNPGSTLVATACYAFPGYIFDKLKEYLNDKNNPDSPGYFVSWLVGREPVYGYVFDGIWLDIGNIDEYRRAFRSI, encoded by the coding sequence ATGAAGGCACTCATACTTGCAGGTGGATTTGCGAGAAGACTTGCTCCCATCACGGATTTCATCGCAAAGCCATTGCTCCCTGTTGGTGACAGGTTAATGATTGACTGGATTGTGGACAAGATAAGGGATGCGGGAATCAAGGAAATAATAGTATCAACAAATGCTTATTATGAGAGGGAATTCAGATACTGGATGGGATGCAGGGATGAGGATATTGATCTTCTCATAGAGCCAACAAGGAGTGAGGAGGAAAAGTTCGGTGCAATTGCGGGTATAAAATATGCCATGGATAAATATGGGATTGATGAGTATCTGATAGTTGCAGGGGATAATTATTTTGATCTATCCCTAACGAAATTTCTTGAATTTTACAGAGAGAAACACGCTCCAGTTATTGCACTTTACGATGTAAAGGATCTCAGCAAGGCAACCAGATACGGCGTGGTGAGCATCGATGAGGGTAACAAAATAACAAAATTCGTTGAAAAGCCATCAAATCCCGGGAGCACCCTTGTTGCCACGGCATGCTATGCCTTTCCTGGTTACATTTTTGATAAATTAAAAGAGTATCTCAACGATAAAAACAACCCCGACAGTCCTGGATATTTTGTGTCCTGGCTTGTTGGAAGGGAGCCTGTGTACGGCTATGTATTTGATGGGATCTGGCTTGATATAGGCAACATAGATGAGTACAGGAGAGCATTTAGATCAATTTAA
- the pyrE gene encoding orotate phosphoribosyltransferase encodes MLRDKLIESGAIRFGDFTLASGKKSKYYVDIKKASTKHEILSLMGDLLAEHVKGDILAGVELGAVPLVAITAVKAKRDYLIIRKEKKGYGTSKLIEGDYRKGLTVDIIEDVVTTGSSVLRAVKILRDEGLKVERVICVVNREEGGDENLKKEGVELISLLRAKDLL; translated from the coding sequence ATGCTCAGGGATAAACTGATTGAATCTGGAGCCATAAGATTTGGAGATTTTACTCTGGCTTCTGGAAAGAAGAGCAAGTATTATGTGGATATAAAGAAGGCAAGCACAAAGCACGAGATTCTATCACTTATGGGTGATCTTCTGGCCGAGCATGTAAAGGGAGATATCCTCGCAGGGGTGGAGCTTGGAGCAGTGCCCCTTGTGGCAATCACGGCAGTTAAAGCAAAAAGGGATTACCTCATAATCCGCAAGGAGAAAAAGGGATACGGCACTTCAAAACTTATTGAGGGGGATTATAGGAAGGGACTCACCGTGGATATAATAGAAGATGTTGTGACAACCGGCAGTTCGGTACTTAGGGCAGTAAAAATTCTGAGAGATGAGGGTCTAAAGGTTGAAAGGGTGATATGCGTGGTGAATAGGGAGGAGGGAGGAGATGAAAACCTGAAAAAGGAAGGTGTGGAACTGATCTCTCTTCTCCGTGCTAAGGACCTCCTCTGA
- a CDS encoding adenosylcobalamin-dependent ribonucleoside-diphosphate reductase → MQVVKRDGRIVDFSEGKIFKAIWKAMESVGRYSEEDAHRVTMRVVDKILSLGKESVGVEEIQDIVEETLMLEGYIHVAKAYILYREERRKLRQAKKVMGVEDDLKLTVNAVKVLEARYLLKDEEGNVIETPRQMFERAARYLALVDIFYEPDIYDMDGNQEVREVDMNEMPEFLSVWEFKMMKRAYQNLSREGHMKVPFSYVMEALEERWDKIENTKRKFAEIMERRMYMPNSPTLMNANTKLGQLSACFVLPVPDSIEGIFDAVKYAAMIHKSGGGTGFSFSRLRPKGDIVASTMGVASGPLSFMRVFDVATDVIKQGGKRRGANMGVLSVHHPDILDFITSKDSENRVLSNFNISVAITDEFMEALLNDEDYALRNPRTGEEVKRIRARQVWDLIVTQAWKTGDPGIIFIDEINRKHPVKHLGEIESTNPCGEQPLLPYESCNLGSINLSLFVENGKVKWDELRDVVHIAVHFMDNVIDANNYPLPQVTEMTRKSRKIGLGVMGWAEMLIKLGIPYDSEEAIELAEKVMKFINDESHRASMKLAEKRGVFPAWEGSEWWKRGIRIRNATTTTIAPTGTISIIAGTSSSIEPLFAIAFIRRVLDGQELLEVNPLFEEITKKAGIYSEELMRKVAETGSVQHLHIPEEIKRLFRTAHDVSPEWHVKMQAAFQKYVDNAVSKTVNLRHEATTGDVEETYILAWKLGCKGITIYRDGSKSVQVIYRGTKGTKQEVKDEKKEESPLMDLTFNVKIDEKYLKVDSTFDPACPTGKCDN, encoded by the coding sequence ATGCAGGTTGTAAAAAGGGATGGAAGGATAGTTGACTTTAGCGAGGGCAAGATATTCAAAGCGATCTGGAAGGCAATGGAGTCTGTTGGGAGATACAGCGAGGAGGATGCACATAGGGTTACCATGAGGGTAGTTGATAAGATTCTCTCATTGGGCAAGGAGAGTGTGGGTGTTGAGGAGATACAGGATATTGTAGAAGAGACCCTTATGCTTGAAGGTTATATTCACGTGGCCAAGGCCTATATTCTTTACAGGGAAGAAAGAAGAAAGTTGAGACAGGCCAAGAAGGTTATGGGCGTTGAAGATGATCTCAAACTCACGGTAAATGCCGTAAAGGTTCTTGAGGCAAGGTACCTTCTCAAAGATGAGGAGGGCAACGTTATTGAGACTCCAAGGCAGATGTTTGAGCGTGCGGCCAGATATCTCGCCCTTGTGGACATATTCTACGAGCCAGACATCTACGATATGGATGGAAATCAGGAAGTTAGAGAGGTTGATATGAATGAAATGCCTGAATTTTTGAGTGTGTGGGAGTTCAAGATGATGAAGAGAGCCTATCAAAATTTGTCCAGAGAGGGACATATGAAGGTTCCGTTCTCATATGTCATGGAAGCTCTTGAAGAAAGATGGGATAAGATTGAGAATACAAAGCGGAAGTTTGCGGAGATTATGGAGAGACGGATGTATATGCCAAACTCTCCCACGTTAATGAACGCGAACACGAAGTTAGGGCAGTTAAGCGCGTGCTTTGTTCTTCCTGTGCCTGACAGCATAGAGGGCATATTTGACGCGGTCAAATATGCGGCCATGATTCACAAGAGCGGGGGAGGAACTGGATTCTCATTCTCACGATTGAGGCCCAAGGGGGACATAGTGGCGAGCACAATGGGTGTGGCCTCAGGGCCCTTAAGTTTCATGCGTGTATTTGATGTGGCGACTGATGTAATAAAGCAGGGAGGAAAGAGAAGGGGCGCGAACATGGGAGTGCTGAGCGTGCATCATCCGGACATTTTGGATTTCATCACATCGAAGGACAGCGAGAACAGGGTGCTGAGTAACTTCAACATAAGCGTGGCGATAACGGATGAATTCATGGAAGCGTTGCTCAACGATGAGGATTATGCATTGAGAAATCCAAGGACGGGGGAGGAGGTTAAGAGGATAAGGGCGAGGCAGGTATGGGATTTAATAGTGACGCAGGCTTGGAAGACAGGAGATCCGGGAATAATATTCATAGACGAGATAAACAGGAAGCATCCGGTGAAGCATCTGGGCGAGATAGAGAGCACGAATCCGTGCGGAGAGCAACCCCTATTGCCCTACGAATCCTGCAATCTGGGCTCAATAAATCTATCGCTCTTCGTTGAGAATGGGAAGGTGAAGTGGGATGAACTTAGGGATGTTGTTCACATCGCCGTGCACTTTATGGACAATGTGATAGATGCTAACAACTATCCGTTGCCGCAGGTAACAGAGATGACAAGAAAGTCCAGGAAAATAGGCTTGGGCGTAATGGGCTGGGCAGAGATGCTGATCAAGTTAGGGATACCGTACGATAGCGAGGAGGCCATAGAACTGGCCGAGAAGGTAATGAAATTCATAAACGACGAATCGCACAGGGCGAGCATGAAACTTGCGGAGAAGAGAGGAGTGTTTCCTGCGTGGGAGGGGAGCGAGTGGTGGAAGAGGGGCATAAGAATAAGGAACGCGACCACGACCACGATAGCACCAACGGGCACCATAAGCATAATCGCAGGCACTTCATCAAGCATAGAGCCTTTATTTGCCATAGCATTCATTCGCCGTGTTCTCGATGGTCAAGAACTTCTTGAGGTAAATCCCCTATTTGAGGAAATCACCAAGAAAGCAGGCATATACAGCGAGGAATTGATGCGCAAGGTAGCCGAAACAGGAAGCGTTCAGCATCTTCACATTCCTGAGGAGATAAAGAGGCTGTTCCGCACAGCCCATGATGTCAGTCCAGAGTGGCATGTGAAGATGCAGGCTGCCTTCCAGAAGTATGTGGATAATGCCGTCAGCAAGACCGTCAATTTGAGGCATGAGGCGACCACAGGGGATGTTGAGGAAACCTATATTCTCGCCTGGAAACTGGGATGCAAGGGAATAACAATTTACAGAGATGGGAGTAAGAGTGTACAGGTGATTTACAGGGGTACGAAGGGTACAAAGCAGGAGGTAAAGGATGAAAAGAAGGAGGAAAGCCCCCTGATGGATCTGACCTTCAATGTGAAGATTGATGAGAAGTACCTGAAGGTAGATAGCACCTTTGATCCTGCCTGCCCCACGGGCAAGTGCGACAACTGA
- a CDS encoding DNA polymerase II large subunit: MAEASKEMQRYFEELERRAEECYKVAKEARSMHLDPVGDVEIPRAKDLAARVEELIGVKGIAEDIRELSKKYDRGMVSLLMAKKIARRFERKDEALDKAVRVGLAVLTEGILVAPLEGIAHVKIKKNFDGTEYVSMYYAGPIRGAGGTAQALSVLIADVVRRELGIDRYKPTEEEIERYKEEIQLYDRIHHLQYRPSNEEIELVVKNCPVCIDGEGTEKVEVSGYRDLPRIEGNRVRGGMCLVLAEGLLQKTKKIKAYVDMLKIDGWEWINKLIPEVKEDRFELKPSEKYMKDVIAGRPIFSYPMAPGGFRLRYGRCRAGGLATISINPATMYVLNKFIAIGTQLKTERPGKAGGMTSCDSIEGPIVMLKNGDLIQINDYDSAREYYDKIEEIVDVGEILIPYGEFLENNHPLVPASYVIEWWEQDAQKAGFHGEVKDAFHAFKISEEYGVPLHPDYNLFWHDLSYEELEKLRDHVAKNAFWRNGELYIEKNKEIKEILKKLGALHREREHYILDRYAYPLLRCLGLDLDGERIIKKREPRRGEIMEVVSDLAGVQVRPRAPVRIGARMGRPEKAAPRKMKPPIHSLFPIGDAGGDRRLITEAVKRRVIPIEVGLRKCPKCGEKTMLPFCPKCGVPTEFTGVISTRKVNVEDFFTKAQDYLGIKVNWDVKGVKKMMSPEHIPERMEKGILRAKHGVFVFKDGTARFDMSDIAITHFRPREIGLSVEKARELGYKVDYNGEELKNGDQILELKVQDIIIPKKAADYLVKISNYVDELLEKFYKMPRFYNVRSKEDLIGHLVIGLAPHTSAGILGRIIGFTDANVGFAHPFFHAAKRRNCDGDEDSIMLLLEGLLDFSRKFLPSTRGGLMDAPLVLTTRISPTEIDKEALHVDVMDRYPLEFYEATLRYAKPDEVADIMDFVKKRIGTPRQYEGFRFTHDTADINIGILTSSYKVLGSMEEKLDSQLELAKKIRAVDEHDMAARIIAHHFIPDIMGNLKKFGTQGFRCTRCHAKFRRVPLNNVCPYCGGNVILTVHEGSVRKYLDKALKLAEEFEVPLYVKQRVLALKESIDSLFAREEEKNKITLESFLGV; encoded by the coding sequence ATGGCAGAAGCGAGCAAGGAGATGCAGAGGTATTTTGAGGAGCTTGAACGAAGGGCTGAGGAGTGTTATAAAGTTGCCAAGGAAGCAAGAAGTATGCATCTTGACCCCGTTGGAGATGTTGAGATTCCCCGTGCAAAGGATCTGGCGGCCAGAGTTGAAGAATTAATAGGTGTGAAGGGAATAGCGGAGGATATCAGGGAACTCAGCAAAAAGTACGATAGGGGAATGGTCTCTCTGCTCATGGCCAAGAAGATTGCCAGAAGATTTGAGCGTAAGGATGAGGCTCTTGACAAGGCTGTTCGGGTGGGTCTTGCGGTTCTCACAGAGGGAATACTGGTTGCTCCCCTTGAAGGGATAGCCCATGTGAAGATCAAGAAGAATTTTGACGGTACTGAATACGTTTCCATGTACTATGCTGGGCCAATAAGGGGTGCGGGAGGGACCGCCCAGGCCCTGAGTGTTCTTATTGCAGATGTGGTTAGAAGAGAGTTGGGAATTGATAGGTACAAGCCCACGGAGGAGGAGATTGAGAGGTACAAGGAAGAGATTCAACTTTACGACAGGATTCACCATTTGCAGTACAGACCATCAAATGAGGAAATTGAATTGGTAGTGAAAAATTGCCCGGTGTGCATAGATGGAGAGGGCACGGAGAAGGTTGAAGTCAGCGGATACCGTGATCTGCCAAGGATTGAAGGTAATCGTGTGAGGGGTGGTATGTGTCTTGTACTTGCTGAAGGACTGCTCCAGAAGACCAAGAAAATAAAGGCCTATGTGGATATGCTAAAAATTGATGGGTGGGAATGGATAAACAAACTCATACCCGAGGTCAAGGAGGATAGATTTGAACTCAAGCCATCTGAAAAGTACATGAAGGATGTGATAGCGGGCAGGCCCATTTTCTCTTACCCCATGGCCCCCGGAGGCTTCAGGCTCAGATACGGGCGTTGCCGTGCAGGGGGACTTGCAACCATAAGCATTAATCCTGCAACCATGTATGTCCTTAACAAATTCATAGCCATAGGCACACAACTCAAAACAGAGCGCCCTGGCAAAGCTGGAGGAATGACCTCCTGCGATAGCATAGAGGGGCCAATAGTTATGCTCAAAAATGGAGATCTGATTCAAATTAACGATTACGATAGCGCCAGGGAGTATTACGATAAAATCGAGGAGATTGTGGATGTTGGGGAGATTCTCATACCCTACGGTGAGTTCCTTGAGAATAATCATCCCCTCGTTCCCGCATCCTATGTGATTGAGTGGTGGGAGCAGGATGCCCAGAAAGCCGGATTTCACGGCGAAGTCAAGGATGCGTTCCATGCCTTTAAGATATCCGAGGAATATGGTGTGCCGCTTCATCCAGATTACAACCTGTTCTGGCACGATTTGAGTTATGAAGAACTTGAAAAATTGAGAGATCACGTGGCCAAAAACGCATTTTGGAGGAACGGGGAGTTGTACATTGAGAAAAATAAGGAGATAAAAGAGATACTTAAAAAATTGGGTGCTCTGCATAGGGAGAGAGAGCACTACATTCTCGATAGATACGCATATCCGCTTCTGCGCTGCCTGGGCCTGGATCTGGATGGTGAGCGCATAATAAAAAAGAGAGAGCCGAGGCGTGGGGAAATAATGGAGGTGGTCTCTGATCTTGCAGGGGTGCAAGTTAGGCCCAGAGCACCTGTAAGGATAGGTGCAAGGATGGGCAGACCTGAAAAGGCTGCTCCCAGAAAAATGAAACCGCCCATACACTCTCTCTTTCCCATAGGAGATGCCGGTGGAGACAGAAGGTTGATAACTGAGGCTGTGAAGAGAAGGGTGATACCCATTGAGGTGGGATTGAGAAAATGTCCCAAATGCGGAGAGAAAACCATGCTACCATTTTGCCCCAAGTGCGGAGTCCCCACAGAGTTCACGGGGGTCATATCCACCAGAAAGGTGAATGTTGAGGATTTCTTTACCAAGGCCCAGGATTATCTCGGAATCAAGGTTAACTGGGATGTTAAGGGAGTAAAGAAAATGATGTCTCCTGAGCACATTCCAGAGCGTATGGAAAAGGGGATACTCAGAGCCAAGCATGGGGTTTTTGTTTTCAAGGATGGTACTGCAAGATTTGATATGAGCGATATAGCGATAACCCATTTCAGGCCGAGGGAGATTGGATTGAGCGTTGAAAAGGCGAGAGAACTTGGATACAAGGTTGACTACAACGGGGAGGAACTTAAAAATGGGGATCAGATTCTTGAATTAAAGGTTCAGGACATAATAATTCCAAAGAAGGCTGCGGATTATCTGGTTAAGATCTCAAACTATGTGGACGAACTTTTGGAGAAATTCTACAAGATGCCAAGATTCTACAACGTTCGCTCCAAGGAAGATCTGATCGGGCATCTTGTAATCGGTCTCGCACCCCATACCTCAGCGGGTATCCTTGGTCGTATAATAGGGTTCACCGATGCGAATGTGGGATTTGCCCATCCGTTCTTCCATGCGGCCAAGCGCAGAAACTGTGATGGAGATGAGGATTCTATAATGCTGCTTCTTGAAGGTCTGCTTGACTTCTCACGTAAGTTCCTGCCTTCCACCAGGGGAGGACTGATGGACGCACCCCTCGTATTAACAACCAGGATATCCCCCACAGAAATTGACAAGGAAGCCCTGCATGTGGATGTTATGGACAGGTACCCTCTGGAATTCTACGAAGCCACATTGAGATACGCGAAGCCGGATGAGGTTGCCGATATCATGGATTTTGTGAAAAAGAGAATAGGTACCCCAAGACAGTACGAGGGTTTCAGGTTCACCCACGATACTGCCGATATAAACATAGGGATTTTAACATCTTCCTACAAGGTTCTGGGAAGCATGGAGGAAAAACTTGATAGTCAGCTCGAACTGGCTAAGAAGATAAGGGCTGTTGACGAGCACGATATGGCTGCTCGCATAATAGCACATCATTTCATTCCAGACATAATGGGCAATCTAAAAAAGTTTGGAACTCAGGGTTTCAGATGCACGAGATGCCATGCCAAATTCAGGCGTGTGCCTTTGAATAACGTTTGTCCCTACTGTGGAGGTAATGTCATTCTCACTGTTCACGAGGGCTCCGTTAGAAAGTATTTGGATAAGGCACTGAAACTTGCCGAAGAGTTTGAGGTTCCGCTCTACGTGAAGCAAAGGGTTCTGGCCCTCAAGGAGTCCATAGATTCTCTTTTTGCCAGAGAGGAGGAAAAAAATAAAATAACCCTTGAATCTTTTCTTGGAGTATGA
- a CDS encoding ATP/GTP-binding protein produces the protein MIANLFVVGPAGSGKSTFTAAFRDWMIKNEYDVITVNLDPGAETLPYNPDVDIRDIIDLSSIMNEYGLGPNGAQIVAADMIANFVEELKGEIDSYEADYVIYDTAGQIELFAFRAASKFIVDYLGGKNSILAFLFDPALAKSPSGYVSLFILSSSVYFRFYIPFINILSKVDIVEDRDLENIARWSENWNYLYDSLLSENPSMQKELSIELFKALENINAFRTLIPTSARMLYGYEDVYSTIQLTFAGGEDLEKR, from the coding sequence ATGATTGCAAATCTGTTCGTGGTTGGTCCTGCGGGAAGTGGAAAGAGCACATTCACGGCTGCTTTCAGGGATTGGATGATAAAAAATGAGTACGATGTTATAACAGTGAACCTTGATCCCGGCGCTGAAACTCTGCCCTACAATCCGGATGTGGATATAAGGGATATTATTGATCTCTCTTCCATAATGAATGAATATGGGCTTGGTCCAAACGGGGCCCAGATAGTTGCGGCAGATATGATTGCAAATTTTGTGGAGGAGTTGAAGGGTGAGATCGATAGTTATGAGGCAGATTATGTGATTTATGACACTGCGGGTCAGATTGAGTTGTTTGCATTCAGGGCGGCCAGCAAGTTTATTGTGGATTACCTTGGGGGAAAGAACAGCATACTGGCATTTCTCTTCGATCCTGCCCTGGCAAAGTCTCCCTCGGGGTACGTATCCCTTTTCATACTTTCGTCATCCGTGTATTTTAGGTTTTATATTCCTTTCATAAATATTCTCTCCAAGGTGGATATAGTGGAGGACAGGGATCTGGAAAACATAGCGAGATGGAGTGAAAACTGGAACTATCTTTACGATTCTCTACTTTCAGAGAACCCAAGCATGCAGAAGGAACTCAGCATTGAGCTTTTCAAGGCTCTGGAAAATATAAATGCGTTTCGAACCCTTATCCCCACATCGGCCCGTATGCTCTACGGTTATGAGGATGTTTATTCAACAATTCAACTCACATTTGCAGGTGGCGAGGATCTTGAAAAAAGATGA
- a CDS encoding acylphosphatase produces MDKVRMHVFFSGRVQGVFFRAFTKENADRLGVNGWVRNLHDGRVEAVFEGPRDKVEKLLYMCRYEHPHARVDDVEIHYEEPENIVGFRVRY; encoded by the coding sequence ATGGATAAGGTCAGAATGCATGTTTTCTTCTCGGGGCGTGTTCAGGGCGTATTTTTCAGGGCTTTCACAAAGGAGAACGCGGATAGGCTGGGGGTCAATGGCTGGGTTCGGAATTTGCACGATGGGCGGGTGGAGGCGGTGTTTGAGGGTCCGAGGGATAAGGTTGAAAAACTGCTGTACATGTGCAGGTACGAGCATCCCCATGCCCGTGTTGATGATGTGGAGATTCATTACGAAGAGCCTGAGAATATCGTTGGATTTCGGGTGAGGTACTGA
- a CDS encoding S-adenosyl-l-methionine hydroxide adenosyltransferase family protein, with product MITLTTDFGYMDHYVGAMKGVILNINPQARIIDITHSIRRHDIRHAAYVLSAILPYFKNAVHVFVVDPGVGTSRKGIAVRFGDSWYVGPDNGIITYVADRIDDVYEIQLEPKSTTFHGRDVFAPAGAYIDMGRSDGILRKIKNVHLFSYHPPVKNGDTLEGEIIHVDRFGNVVTNIPGSMVGRPAYVEVFGMRLRFLPSYGFAKRGELIALINSENFLEFAVNQGDASTKLPCSVGDRVEVRVQH from the coding sequence ATGATCACCCTTACAACTGATTTTGGATACATGGACCATTACGTTGGTGCCATGAAGGGTGTGATTCTGAATATAAATCCCCAGGCCAGAATAATCGATATAACTCACAGCATTCGCAGGCACGATATAAGACACGCTGCATACGTCCTGAGCGCCATACTTCCATACTTTAAAAATGCAGTGCATGTTTTCGTGGTGGATCCTGGTGTTGGTACCAGCAGGAAGGGTATAGCGGTTAGATTTGGAGATTCCTGGTATGTTGGACCTGACAATGGCATAATCACCTATGTGGCGGATAGGATTGATGATGTCTATGAGATCCAATTGGAGCCAAAGAGTACGACCTTTCATGGAAGGGATGTGTTTGCCCCTGCAGGTGCCTACATAGACATGGGAAGAAGTGATGGAATTCTTAGAAAAATCAAAAATGTGCATTTATTCTCCTACCATCCTCCCGTTAAAAACGGAGATACTCTGGAGGGGGAGATAATCCATGTGGACAGATTCGGAAATGTGGTAACAAATATCCCGGGAAGCATGGTTGGAAGGCCTGCATACGTGGAAGTTTTCGGCATGAGACTCAGATTTTTGCCATCCTACGGATTTGCTAAGCGGGGAGAGCTAATTGCCCTGATTAACAGTGAGAATTTCCTTGAATTTGCGGTCAATCAGGGTGATGCTTCAACCAAACTCCCCTGCTCTGTTGGAGATAGGGTTGAGGTTAGAGTTCAACATTGA